A region from the Mercenaria mercenaria strain notata chromosome 7, MADL_Memer_1, whole genome shotgun sequence genome encodes:
- the LOC123554489 gene encoding uncharacterized protein LOC123554489, whose protein sequence is MLVSFLILAVFLAVTDGIKPHGNHASAGTEEFQITYQSTNGNLEWTINGNSDVAKAIKNHKWNIKTVPSTDTGYRGYIIKHIAKGKPLHTWQLVKCENPSLEIGILEQTADIKVVRKYLKVLKAALNTCTRKAKSK, encoded by the exons ATGCTTGTGAGTTTTCTGATTTTGGCCGTGTTTTTGGCGGTTACAGATGGAATTAAACCCCATGGGAATCATGCTTCGGCGGGAACAG AAGAGTTTCAAATAACATACCAGAGCACCAATGGAAATCTAGAGTGGACAATAAATGGCAATAGCGATGTCGCGAAAGCTATAAAAAATCACAAGTGG AACATAAAAACAGTTCCTTCAACAGACACAGGTTACCGGGGTTACATAATTAAACACATAGCCAAAGGCAAACCATTGCATACCTGGCAGCTCGTGAAATGTGAAAACCCAAGTTTAGAAATAGGCATCCTTGAACAAACTGCAGATATAAAGGTGGTCCGCAAGTATCTTAAGGTACTGAAGGCGGCATTGAACACGTGCACAAGGAAGGCGAAATCAAAATAA